The Chanos chanos chromosome 6, fChaCha1.1, whole genome shotgun sequence genome includes a region encoding these proteins:
- the tsku gene encoding tsukushi isoform X2 — MAALLYLSVSLLLEPVVAGGVKNCHPQCRCEVESFGLFDSFSLTKVDCSRMGPGTAPVPIPLDTSYLDLSFNSIGSITDSMLSGPGYTTLVSLDLSNNDISRVSSHAFSKLRYLETLDLSHNSLDSLPNGCFSGLPLVEVDLGDNSFQEFNLDMFTTRGQETPISVDLSNNMLTVVTRNSQSQHLYIKTLVLASNRLTTVPDLAGIPLQYLNLDGNPISQIEEGAFEDMKDLVYLSLSSIPQLSIIQPYSFRGLRSLQVLDLSNNSQLKSLSPDVFAGLLSLQELNLSKSAITPLPNTVLNHMPNIKSITLGPNMHCWKTHKQGQFHRQIGEAKVNDILTCSVAGLIL; from the coding sequence ATGGCTGCCTTGCTGTATCTAAGCGTGTCCCTGCTGCTGGAACCAGTGGTTGCTGGTGGGGTGAAGAACTGCCATCCTCAGTGCCGCTGTGAGGTTGAGAGTTTTGGCCTGTTTGATAGCTTCAGCCTGACGAAAGTGGACTGCAGCCGCATGGGGCCTGGAACAGCCCCAGTGCCCATCCCCTTAGATACCTCTTACCTGGACCTGTCATTCAACTCCATTGGCTCCATCACGGACTCCATGCTCTCGGGTCCTGGCTACACCACTTTAGTCAGCCTGGACCTCAGCAATAACGACATCTCGCGAGTGAGCTCCCATGCTTTCTCCAAGCTGCGCTATCTCGAGACCCTTGACCTCAGTCACAACTCCCTGGACAGCCTTCCTAATGGCTGTTTTTCAGGCCTCCCCCTGGTAGAGGTGGATCTTGGTGACAACAGCTTTCAGGAGTTCAACCTAGACATGTTCACCACCAGAGGCCAGGAAACGCCCATCAGCGTTGACTTGTCCAATAACATGTTGACTGTTGTCACCAGGAACTCGCAGAGTCAACACCTGTACATAAAGACCCTAGTCCTAGCCAGTAACAGGCTAACGACGGTGCCAGATCTTGCAGGCATTCCCTTGCAATACCTGAACCTCGACGGGAATCCAATTTCACAAATCGAGGAAGGGGCTTTCGAGGACATGAAAGACTTGGTTTATCTGTCCCTCAGCAGCATTccacagctgtcaatcatccaGCCTTACAGTTTCAGGGGCCTGAGGAGCCTACAGGTTCTGGACCTGTCAAATAACAGCCAGCTCAAGTCGCTGAGTCCAGATGTGTTCGCCGGACTCCTCTCCTTACAGGAGCTCAATCTGTCCAAGTCCGCCATTACGCCGTTGCCCAATACTGTTCTGAATCACATGCCAAACATTAAGAGTATAACTCTGGGGCCAAACATGCATTgctggaaaacacacaaacaagggcAGTTCCACAGACAAATAGGCGAAGCCAAAGTCAACGACATCCTTACCTGTAGTGTTGCAGGTCTCATTTTGTGA
- the tsku gene encoding tsukushi isoform X1, whose product MNTMAALLYLSVSLLLEPVVAGGVKNCHPQCRCEVESFGLFDSFSLTKVDCSRMGPGTAPVPIPLDTSYLDLSFNSIGSITDSMLSGPGYTTLVSLDLSNNDISRVSSHAFSKLRYLETLDLSHNSLDSLPNGCFSGLPLVEVDLGDNSFQEFNLDMFTTRGQETPISVDLSNNMLTVVTRNSQSQHLYIKTLVLASNRLTTVPDLAGIPLQYLNLDGNPISQIEEGAFEDMKDLVYLSLSSIPQLSIIQPYSFRGLRSLQVLDLSNNSQLKSLSPDVFAGLLSLQELNLSKSAITPLPNTVLNHMPNIKSITLGPNMHCWKTHKQGQFHRQIGEAKVNDILTCSVAGLIL is encoded by the coding sequence aACACCATGGCTGCCTTGCTGTATCTAAGCGTGTCCCTGCTGCTGGAACCAGTGGTTGCTGGTGGGGTGAAGAACTGCCATCCTCAGTGCCGCTGTGAGGTTGAGAGTTTTGGCCTGTTTGATAGCTTCAGCCTGACGAAAGTGGACTGCAGCCGCATGGGGCCTGGAACAGCCCCAGTGCCCATCCCCTTAGATACCTCTTACCTGGACCTGTCATTCAACTCCATTGGCTCCATCACGGACTCCATGCTCTCGGGTCCTGGCTACACCACTTTAGTCAGCCTGGACCTCAGCAATAACGACATCTCGCGAGTGAGCTCCCATGCTTTCTCCAAGCTGCGCTATCTCGAGACCCTTGACCTCAGTCACAACTCCCTGGACAGCCTTCCTAATGGCTGTTTTTCAGGCCTCCCCCTGGTAGAGGTGGATCTTGGTGACAACAGCTTTCAGGAGTTCAACCTAGACATGTTCACCACCAGAGGCCAGGAAACGCCCATCAGCGTTGACTTGTCCAATAACATGTTGACTGTTGTCACCAGGAACTCGCAGAGTCAACACCTGTACATAAAGACCCTAGTCCTAGCCAGTAACAGGCTAACGACGGTGCCAGATCTTGCAGGCATTCCCTTGCAATACCTGAACCTCGACGGGAATCCAATTTCACAAATCGAGGAAGGGGCTTTCGAGGACATGAAAGACTTGGTTTATCTGTCCCTCAGCAGCATTccacagctgtcaatcatccaGCCTTACAGTTTCAGGGGCCTGAGGAGCCTACAGGTTCTGGACCTGTCAAATAACAGCCAGCTCAAGTCGCTGAGTCCAGATGTGTTCGCCGGACTCCTCTCCTTACAGGAGCTCAATCTGTCCAAGTCCGCCATTACGCCGTTGCCCAATACTGTTCTGAATCACATGCCAAACATTAAGAGTATAACTCTGGGGCCAAACATGCATTgctggaaaacacacaaacaagggcAGTTCCACAGACAAATAGGCGAAGCCAAAGTCAACGACATCCTTACCTGTAGTGTTGCAGGTCTCATTTTGTGA